Proteins encoded in a region of the Mucilaginibacter sabulilitoris genome:
- a CDS encoding glycoside hydrolase family 31 protein, whose product MSKLLNAVMNKVKMIICPLVLSLLISSFCYGDEGILYIKKHHYTLIIRKNKFAYAFKDSTGKMVADFSPESGVNFSRSGNSLLSSCVFEKTIVLNDTLFSCILHNSNGLKARASFRFFDDVINLKIAIDDTEAENKEKDMQSKPAGNYTIEACIAGIGPAYGLGDHGSYGEGINVFGYSNNNFLNLSDGTRFVSTFAIFPKQQFAQVLFDNGSKRVAINKRGTRLGANKVKAISIYYFFGTPQKIYSNYASVKKKVGYPDAKPKFDFFDLGYEAFGSLGWNAAQATVQSDVQMYLDKGYPLKWVVVGSGFWKGDRSLATEGATTSFGIWDNSLQPGRKDKLANPRYPDVAAFKKYFSDRNLHLILGLRVNFKALPEKGGFYDPANDGEYSREGAQRGFFLKDINNNPALFSAVFPKGPTYVLDADNVSALQWFYAGVKKWGVQGYKEDTMLKDGEKLNNDAKCNKVNEFLMQKGYYVMVRNSAYSVPGDILRVEDTEYGHGQDRPVINVLNDAASGTPNTYPDIVGGKYLKPPLKDDQKRYFLKNAFFAAVCPAMSMGLGPWHIENPAYENAIKKAAMWHHEFAPYLYSAAVESYYTGFPTTMTPLPIAFPNDSNTYNIANKTKRQYCWMLGPSLLATPIYGDDYATASTRNVYLPKGKWIDYESGRCFMGPTVLNNYKFPDGKIPAFIGGKGVLVKKSEESDTFIATVYPISKEQSSYRFYYPDGKSSSIITIMNVNWERLNIQVTDINSKKKIDAMFSKRFQSYSFPLVKGHNYTVKSDI is encoded by the coding sequence ATGAGTAAGCTCCTTAATGCCGTTATGAATAAGGTTAAGATGATCATATGCCCGCTTGTGCTAAGCTTGCTAATAAGTAGTTTCTGCTATGGCGATGAAGGAATTTTATATATTAAAAAGCATCATTATACCTTGATAATCCGTAAAAATAAATTTGCTTACGCTTTTAAGGATAGTACTGGGAAAATGGTCGCTGATTTCAGTCCAGAATCTGGCGTTAATTTTTCAAGATCAGGAAATAGCCTTTTGTCTTCCTGTGTTTTCGAAAAAACAATTGTTCTTAATGACACGCTTTTTTCCTGTATCCTTCATAATTCAAATGGTTTAAAAGCCAGGGCGAGTTTTCGTTTTTTTGATGATGTTATCAATTTGAAAATAGCAATTGATGATACTGAAGCAGAAAATAAGGAAAAAGATATGCAGTCAAAACCAGCTGGTAATTATACCATTGAAGCCTGTATTGCAGGCATTGGTCCGGCTTATGGACTTGGAGATCATGGCTCCTACGGTGAGGGGATTAATGTATTCGGTTATAGTAACAACAACTTTTTAAACTTGAGCGATGGTACGCGGTTTGTTTCCACATTTGCTATTTTTCCAAAACAGCAATTTGCCCAGGTGTTGTTCGATAATGGGAGTAAACGCGTAGCGATAAACAAACGGGGAACAAGGCTTGGTGCCAATAAGGTAAAGGCAATTAGTATTTATTATTTTTTTGGAACACCTCAAAAGATCTATAGCAACTATGCGTCGGTAAAAAAGAAAGTGGGATATCCTGATGCTAAGCCGAAATTTGATTTTTTTGATTTAGGTTATGAGGCCTTTGGTTCCTTGGGATGGAATGCTGCGCAGGCAACGGTTCAATCAGATGTACAAATGTACCTTGATAAGGGTTATCCTTTAAAATGGGTAGTAGTTGGCTCGGGATTTTGGAAAGGAGACCGAAGCCTGGCAACAGAAGGCGCAACAACAAGTTTCGGAATATGGGATAACTCATTACAGCCTGGCAGGAAGGACAAACTTGCAAATCCCAGGTATCCGGATGTTGCTGCGTTTAAAAAATATTTTTCTGACAGGAACCTCCATTTAATACTTGGCCTGAGGGTAAATTTTAAAGCCTTGCCCGAAAAAGGTGGATTTTACGATCCCGCCAATGATGGGGAATATTCCAGGGAAGGCGCGCAAAGAGGTTTCTTCCTGAAAGATATAAACAATAATCCTGCACTGTTTTCAGCTGTATTTCCTAAGGGGCCGACTTACGTGCTCGATGCTGATAATGTTTCCGCGCTTCAATGGTTCTACGCCGGTGTTAAAAAATGGGGAGTGCAGGGTTATAAAGAAGATACCATGTTGAAAGATGGGGAGAAATTAAACAACGATGCCAAGTGTAACAAGGTCAACGAGTTTCTAATGCAGAAAGGGTATTATGTCATGGTCAGGAATTCCGCCTATTCGGTTCCCGGGGATATCCTGCGGGTCGAAGATACGGAATATGGACATGGCCAGGACAGGCCTGTGATCAACGTACTGAATGATGCGGCCAGCGGAACCCCAAATACTTATCCAGATATCGTTGGAGGTAAATATCTTAAACCGCCACTAAAAGACGATCAGAAGCGTTATTTTCTTAAAAATGCATTTTTCGCAGCGGTATGCCCTGCCATGTCGATGGGTCTGGGCCCATGGCATATCGAAAACCCGGCATATGAAAATGCCATCAAAAAGGCTGCGATGTGGCATCATGAATTTGCGCCCTACCTGTATAGCGCAGCTGTAGAAAGCTATTATACGGGTTTCCCAACTACTATGACACCATTGCCCATCGCATTTCCCAATGATTCAAACACCTACAATATAGCTAATAAAACGAAAAGACAATATTGCTGGATGCTGGGGCCGTCTCTGTTGGCTACACCTATATACGGTGATGACTATGCAACGGCATCAACAAGAAACGTGTATTTACCAAAGGGTAAATGGATTGACTATGAAAGTGGAAGATGTTTTATGGGGCCCACTGTTTTAAATAATTATAAATTCCCTGATGGTAAGATCCCGGCATTTATCGGGGGGAAAGGCGTGCTGGTCAAAAAAAGCGAAGAGTCTGACACCTTTATAGCTACGGTTTATCCTATTAGTAAAGAACAGTCATCTTACAGATTTTATTATCCCGATGGTAAATCCTCCTCTATTATAACGATCATGAATGTAAACTGGGAACGATTAAATATTCAGGTAACGGATATTAATTCAAAAAAGAAGATAGATGCCATGTTTTCCAAAAGATTTCAATCTTACAGTTTCCCTTTGGTAAAGGGGCATAATTATACTGTTAAAAGTGATATCTAA
- a CDS encoding sialate O-acetylesterase, translating to MKYWLIVIYALFITAVTNAQTALKLSPLFSNNMVIQQGINAAVFGDANIGQKVSVTLAGHYAEAVTDSAGRWIAKMPVLKAGGPYRMKVRADGVEIILNNIMIGEVWVASGQSNMNFKMNRPVLNSKYEIEKADYPNIREFHVEESVSSTPLKDLKKGEWKICTPGNATNFSAVAYFFARKLSEVQHVAVGIIHTSYSGTPIQAWISADMLAAHPDFSKRIHEIRKTNPNWAALQEKVDSVRQIYLKAVRTDSAGYKLGVYKEVYDDSRWKKVKYPIFASKLNIPGYRLIWVRKEFNVGAKTPAHDLYLSLGEVKMQDITYVNGIEVGRDNREDQRVYRIPAKLIKKGRNTITIRWLSEWGYGRIGNPGDHPAVYSADHKFNIPLEAEWAIDENIEPPLITSTSFSGQPTSLYNAMIAPIVNYGIKGILWYQGEGNAGNAEQYKSLLPLLLTDWRIRWQQGNLPFLLVQLPNYSYGGNGWITLREAQSQLLKYPNVGMVITTDVGDSTDVHPKNKKPVGERLYLASAKVAYGKDIEYLGPTFDGLVCQGDSAMISFSNISNGLMVKAQRELKGFTVAADDKKFYPAIAKLTGDRVIVRSDFVKKPVAVRYNWSANPGGNLYDKNDLPAGPFRTDNW from the coding sequence ATGAAATATTGGTTAATTGTAATTTATGCACTGTTTATAACAGCAGTAACGAATGCACAAACAGCATTAAAGCTATCTCCCTTGTTCAGCAATAATATGGTTATTCAGCAAGGCATTAATGCTGCCGTTTTTGGTGACGCAAATATTGGACAAAAAGTTTCCGTGACTTTAGCGGGGCATTATGCCGAAGCAGTCACGGATAGTGCCGGAAGGTGGATAGCAAAAATGCCGGTATTAAAAGCAGGAGGGCCTTACCGGATGAAAGTAAGGGCAGACGGAGTAGAAATTATCCTGAACAATATAATGATTGGAGAGGTGTGGGTTGCATCCGGGCAGTCAAACATGAACTTTAAAATGAACCGGCCGGTATTAAATAGTAAATATGAAATTGAAAAGGCCGATTATCCGAATATAAGGGAGTTTCATGTCGAAGAGTCGGTGAGTAGCACTCCTTTAAAAGATTTAAAAAAAGGAGAATGGAAAATTTGTACGCCAGGTAATGCCACCAATTTTTCTGCTGTAGCTTATTTTTTTGCACGTAAGCTCAGCGAGGTACAACATGTTGCTGTAGGAATTATACATACTTCCTATAGTGGAACACCCATACAGGCCTGGATAAGCGCGGATATGCTGGCTGCCCACCCTGATTTTAGCAAACGTATTCACGAAATCAGGAAAACTAATCCAAACTGGGCCGCTTTACAGGAAAAGGTCGACAGTGTGCGGCAGATTTATTTGAAGGCTGTGCGAACCGATAGTGCGGGCTATAAGCTTGGCGTTTATAAGGAGGTATATGACGACAGCCGATGGAAGAAAGTAAAATACCCGATCTTTGCGTCGAAATTAAATATCCCGGGATATCGCCTGATCTGGGTGCGTAAGGAGTTTAATGTGGGTGCTAAAACTCCGGCGCATGATCTTTATCTGTCATTGGGCGAGGTAAAAATGCAGGACATTACTTATGTGAATGGCATAGAAGTGGGGCGTGATAACAGGGAAGACCAAAGAGTTTACAGAATTCCTGCCAAACTAATAAAGAAGGGGAGGAATACTATTACTATTCGCTGGCTGTCCGAGTGGGGATATGGCAGAATTGGCAATCCTGGAGATCATCCGGCAGTATATTCTGCAGATCATAAATTTAATATTCCGTTAGAAGCAGAATGGGCTATTGATGAAAATATTGAGCCGCCTTTGATAACCTCAACCTCTTTTAGCGGCCAACCAACAAGCCTGTACAACGCCATGATTGCACCGATTGTTAATTATGGCATTAAAGGCATTTTATGGTATCAAGGAGAGGGCAATGCCGGTAATGCGGAACAATACAAATCGTTACTCCCATTGCTTTTGACGGATTGGCGAATCAGGTGGCAGCAAGGGAATCTCCCTTTCCTATTGGTGCAGTTGCCGAATTATAGCTATGGCGGAAATGGTTGGATAACACTTAGGGAAGCACAGTCGCAATTATTGAAATACCCCAATGTTGGCATGGTTATTACCACTGATGTTGGCGACTCGACAGATGTGCATCCCAAAAATAAAAAGCCAGTAGGTGAAAGGCTTTATTTAGCAAGTGCAAAAGTGGCATATGGGAAGGATATTGAATATTTAGGCCCAACCTTTGATGGTTTGGTGTGCCAGGGAGACAGTGCGATGATATCTTTCTCCAATATCAGTAATGGATTAATGGTTAAGGCACAAAGAGAGCTAAAGGGCTTTACAGTTGCGGCTGATGATAAGAAGTTTTATCCTGCAATTGCAAAATTAACTGGTGATCGGGTGATTGTTAGATCTGATTTTGTGAAAAAGCCGGTAGCAGTGCGTTATAACTGGAGCGCAAACCCCGGCGGTAATCTATATGATAAAAACGATCTTCCTGCCGGTCCCTTTAGGACAGATAATTGGTAG
- a CDS encoding adenine phosphoribosyltransferase: MITKQIKSAIRDIPDFPKPGIIFKDITPILKYPVLCTNIIGAFVEQLKGTQIDIIAGIESRGFLFGLMLATKLGIPFVPIRKAGKLPFTIKQKAYKLEYGTAIIECHTDAFEPGQRVLIHDDLLATGGTVTAASELIAEMGGIIAGFSFVVELGFLKGRERIAPISDTLVILAQY, from the coding sequence ATGATAACTAAGCAGATAAAATCGGCCATTCGTGATATTCCTGACTTTCCTAAGCCAGGGATTATTTTCAAAGACATTACACCTATACTTAAGTACCCGGTTTTGTGCACTAATATCATTGGTGCTTTTGTTGAACAATTAAAGGGTACGCAAATAGATATAATAGCCGGTATAGAAAGCCGCGGCTTTTTGTTCGGGCTTATGCTGGCTACTAAACTGGGTATTCCGTTTGTGCCTATACGCAAAGCGGGTAAGCTACCGTTTACCATAAAGCAAAAAGCGTATAAGCTCGAGTACGGGACAGCTATTATTGAATGCCATACCGATGCTTTTGAACCTGGCCAGCGTGTACTGATCCATGATGATTTGCTCGCTACCGGCGGTACCGTAACAGCAGCAAGTGAACTCATTGCCGAAATGGGGGGGATCATAGCCGGTTTCTCTTTTGTGGTAGAGCTTGGCTTTTTAAAAGGCCGCGAACGTATAGCCCCTATAAGTGATACTTTGGTGATATTAGCACAATACTAA
- a CDS encoding ABC transporter permease, whose translation MIKNYLKIAFRNLKKDKQFTLLNVLGLSAGLACTLMIYLWVHDELSYDKVFEDDSRIYQVMEHRKTGGTITLSDESSGLMGDVLKVQVPDIEYAAAVAPADWWQKFTLSAGNRNFKATGQYAGKDYFNIFSFKLIDGEKGRVLNDKNSIVISDELARKLFGTANHVIGKDIRFQHDKDFFVSGVFEKTPSHSSQQFDFVLSFEYLADVQGWVKTWGNTGPHTFVKLKKEADADLVNKKIANIIRANSGDTTRSAYAMRFSDNYLKNTFNHGSRVGGRLEYVKLFSLIAIFILLIACINFMNLSTAKASGRMKEVGIKKVVGAARSQLVLQFLTESLLMATTTMLFAIAIAWLLLPQFNQLTGKDIELTFDAPLILTLAGITLFTGLVSGSYPALYLSKFNPLAILKGRLDSSFGELVARKGLVVFQFGLSVILIVSVLVVYKQVQFIQSTMPGYNKDNVIWFNSEGKLAGNEETFAAELRKVPGVINASFTQHNMVGRTFGTNNISWDGKNSRESVYFEGFFGGFNFIETMGMRMAAGRSFSSDFGAEGGKAILNETAVKVMHLKNPVGKNVNFGDNKLQIIGVVKDFHFESLHETVKPSFIVFANGTSPYYKMMIKIKGEHQKEIISQIQHLYEAYNPGFPFAYNFLDQAYQKQYETEVRVAVLAKYFSALAILISCLGLFGLVAFTAQKRRKEIGIRKVIGASVNNITIMLTKDFLKLVLIAILIAFPIAWLIMNQWLQGFAYRISIGPAVFLITCSSIVLITLATVSFQAIKAATANPVKSLRSE comes from the coding sequence ATGATCAAGAATTACCTAAAAATTGCCTTTCGTAACTTAAAGAAAGATAAGCAATTTACGCTATTGAATGTGCTTGGCCTCTCTGCGGGTTTAGCTTGTACCTTAATGATTTATTTATGGGTACATGATGAGTTAAGCTACGATAAGGTTTTCGAGGACGATAGCCGGATATATCAGGTTATGGAACACCGTAAAACAGGGGGAACAATAACTTTATCTGATGAATCGTCAGGACTGATGGGGGATGTGTTAAAAGTGCAGGTACCCGATATTGAGTATGCAGCAGCTGTTGCCCCGGCAGATTGGTGGCAAAAATTTACGCTCTCTGCCGGCAATAGAAACTTTAAGGCTACAGGGCAATATGCGGGTAAAGACTATTTTAATATTTTTTCATTTAAGCTGATAGATGGTGAAAAAGGAAGAGTGCTTAATGACAAAAATTCTATTGTTATTTCTGATGAGCTTGCCCGAAAATTATTTGGCACAGCAAACCATGTTATAGGCAAAGACATCCGGTTTCAGCATGATAAGGATTTTTTTGTTTCCGGTGTTTTTGAAAAGACGCCATCCCATTCTTCGCAACAGTTTGATTTTGTATTATCGTTTGAATATCTAGCAGATGTGCAAGGCTGGGTTAAAACCTGGGGCAATACCGGTCCACATACTTTTGTTAAGCTTAAAAAGGAAGCGGATGCTGATCTTGTAAATAAGAAAATCGCCAATATCATTAGGGCCAACAGCGGTGATACTACCCGCAGTGCTTATGCCATGCGTTTTTCTGATAATTACCTGAAAAATACATTCAATCATGGTTCACGAGTGGGCGGGCGGCTTGAATATGTAAAATTGTTTTCGCTCATTGCTATTTTTATATTGCTGATAGCATGTATTAACTTCATGAACCTGTCAACGGCAAAGGCATCCGGCAGGATGAAAGAAGTGGGGATCAAAAAAGTAGTTGGCGCCGCTCGCAGCCAATTGGTGTTGCAGTTCCTCACAGAGTCATTACTCATGGCGACAACCACCATGTTATTTGCTATAGCAATTGCATGGCTGCTGTTACCACAGTTTAATCAATTGACGGGTAAGGATATTGAGCTGACTTTCGACGCACCACTCATCCTGACGCTGGCAGGCATCACCCTCTTTACAGGGCTGGTTTCCGGGAGCTACCCGGCGCTGTACCTGTCGAAATTTAATCCGCTGGCTATTTTAAAAGGGAGGTTGGATTCATCATTCGGAGAGCTGGTCGCTCGTAAGGGCCTTGTGGTATTTCAATTTGGTCTCTCGGTCATACTTATTGTTTCCGTATTAGTAGTATATAAACAAGTACAATTTATACAAAGTACTATGCCTGGTTATAATAAAGATAATGTGATCTGGTTTAATTCAGAAGGCAAACTTGCCGGTAACGAAGAAACGTTTGCTGCCGAATTGAGAAAGGTACCAGGAGTGATAAACGCCAGCTTTACCCAGCATAATATGGTAGGGCGTACTTTTGGCACAAACAACATCAGCTGGGACGGCAAAAACAGCAGAGAATCTGTTTACTTTGAAGGTTTTTTTGGCGGGTTCAACTTTATTGAAACCATGGGAATGCGTATGGCCGCCGGCAGATCTTTTTCATCGGATTTTGGAGCAGAGGGTGGAAAAGCAATATTGAATGAAACAGCGGTTAAAGTCATGCATCTAAAAAATCCGGTAGGAAAAAACGTGAATTTTGGCGACAATAAGCTTCAAATAATTGGTGTAGTTAAGGATTTTCACTTTGAATCATTACATGAAACCGTAAAACCATCTTTCATTGTGTTCGCAAACGGCACAAGTCCATATTATAAAATGATGATCAAAATCAAAGGTGAACATCAAAAAGAAATTATTTCACAAATACAGCACCTTTATGAGGCGTATAACCCAGGGTTCCCTTTTGCCTATAATTTTTTAGATCAGGCTTATCAAAAACAATATGAAACTGAGGTTCGGGTAGCTGTTTTAGCCAAATATTTTTCCGCCCTGGCTATACTCATTTCGTGCCTGGGGCTTTTTGGTCTGGTTGCCTTTACTGCACAAAAACGACGAAAGGAAATAGGCATTCGTAAAGTAATTGGCGCGTCAGTCAACAATATCACGATCATGTTGACTAAAGATTTCCTGAAGCTTGTACTGATAGCCATCCTTATAGCATTCCCGATAGCATGGTTGATCATGAACCAATGGTTGCAAGGCTTTGCCTACCGGATTAGCATTGGGCCCGCTGTATTTTTGATCACATGTTCCTCAATTGTTTTAATAACGCTGGCAACCGTGAGCTTTCAGGCCATAAAAGCCGCTACCGCTAACCCGGTAAAGAGTTTAAGAAGTGAATAA
- a CDS encoding ABC transporter permease, with protein MLKNYFKTAWRNLLSNRIFSFINIIGLTIGLSSFLLIALYVFDELTFDHFHKNTDNIYRIVERKTFPGGKTERATGAGFQVSERAKTDLPEVKDKARLAMWGRANVTPADNQANVFYEDFIIGNPGFFTVFSFHLLYGDPNSALTAPNSVIITEESAKKYFGTSNVVGRSLLIADRDSVPFKVTGVLKNFSANSSISFNLMVSEASILKNERTKKFVADDWISGTFSTYFLLNDNAEIAALNTKLDRLIAANHKSSPDFKSNIQLQALKDVHFYSTDIEGYTVKKGNISYIYVFLIVACFIILIACINYMNLSTARFTSRGKEIAIRKIAGASRWGLSKQFLIETLLATVLSVILAVALVNLVLPAFNLFTEKDLSINLHTDYRIWLGVAGIIIVVTLVAGLYPALFQSGLNPLSLLKSKVQLNRSHISLRRVLVVFQFTVSIIFIAATIIIYRQMQYVNKKDMGFDKDRLVVIDINSGKVRGAAETIKNEFEKLAQVKSVTVTSRVPGEWKNIPSIKVSDKINNAASENDMYFLGIDNQFLPTYNIKLLKGRNFFARGKVDSSAVLINETAAKELGIINVTGQTIKIPLVSNGGDFDKLDKPYVVTVIGIVKDFNFQSLHEPLAPMVLGFQNNPIQSIDYFTVKLAGGNIDGTVKQLDAIIHHIDQGHLFEYHFLDQQWDLLYHNDKIRQTIFFVISLLAIAIAALGLFGLTTYTATQRIKEIGIRKVLGASISTIVMMLSKDFLKLIMVASAIAFPIAWLVMNKWLQSFAYRIDISWWIFILSAMAAVTIAMATISFQAIKAAIANPVKSLRSE; from the coding sequence ATGCTTAAAAATTATTTCAAAACTGCATGGAGAAATTTATTGAGCAACAGAATTTTTTCTTTCATCAATATAATCGGACTGACTATTGGTTTGTCAAGTTTCCTGCTGATTGCACTTTATGTTTTTGATGAGCTAACTTTCGACCACTTTCATAAAAATACGGATAATATCTATCGTATAGTTGAACGTAAAACTTTTCCGGGCGGTAAAACGGAAAGAGCAACCGGTGCCGGTTTTCAGGTGTCGGAACGGGCAAAAACTGATCTTCCTGAAGTTAAAGATAAAGCACGCCTTGCCATGTGGGGCCGCGCCAATGTAACACCCGCAGATAACCAAGCAAATGTGTTTTATGAAGATTTTATTATAGGCAATCCCGGTTTTTTTACCGTCTTTAGTTTTCATTTATTGTATGGCGATCCCAACAGTGCTTTAACAGCACCCAATTCCGTCATTATTACAGAAGAATCGGCAAAAAAATATTTTGGCACATCAAATGTAGTCGGCAGATCATTGTTGATAGCCGACAGAGATTCTGTGCCTTTTAAAGTGACAGGTGTTTTAAAAAACTTTTCCGCCAATTCAAGTATCTCCTTTAACCTGATGGTGTCAGAAGCTTCTATCCTGAAAAATGAGCGCACGAAAAAATTTGTTGCCGATGACTGGATATCCGGTACTTTTTCAACTTATTTCCTTCTTAACGATAATGCCGAAATAGCCGCGTTAAATACAAAACTCGATCGCCTTATCGCAGCAAACCATAAAAGTTCTCCTGACTTCAAAAGCAATATACAATTACAGGCATTAAAGGATGTTCACTTTTATTCCACCGATATTGAAGGTTATACGGTAAAAAAAGGAAATATATCTTATATATATGTGTTTCTCATCGTTGCATGTTTTATAATTCTTATCGCATGCATCAATTATATGAACCTTTCTACCGCAAGATTCACCAGCAGAGGGAAAGAAATTGCTATACGCAAAATTGCAGGTGCCTCAAGATGGGGGCTTTCAAAACAATTTCTTATAGAAACATTGCTTGCAACTGTTCTTTCTGTGATTCTTGCTGTCGCGCTCGTCAATCTTGTATTACCTGCGTTTAATTTATTTACTGAAAAAGATTTGAGTATCAATCTGCATACTGATTATCGCATCTGGTTAGGTGTTGCAGGCATTATTATTGTTGTTACCCTGGTAGCGGGCCTTTATCCGGCTTTGTTCCAGTCTGGCCTTAACCCGTTATCGTTATTAAAAAGCAAAGTACAATTAAATCGTAGCCATATTTCGTTGCGCCGCGTACTTGTCGTTTTTCAGTTCACTGTTTCGATTATTTTTATTGCAGCTACCATAATTATTTACCGGCAAATGCAATACGTAAATAAAAAGGACATGGGTTTTGATAAAGACAGGTTAGTGGTGATCGATATAAACAGCGGAAAAGTGCGTGGCGCTGCCGAAACAATAAAAAATGAGTTTGAAAAGTTGGCACAGGTTAAATCGGTTACTGTAACTTCAAGAGTCCCGGGTGAGTGGAAAAATATTCCTTCGATAAAAGTTAGTGATAAAATAAATAATGCAGCTTCTGAAAATGATATGTATTTTTTGGGAATTGATAATCAGTTCCTCCCGACTTACAATATCAAATTATTAAAAGGAAGAAATTTCTTCGCACGAGGTAAGGTGGATTCTTCCGCAGTGCTTATTAATGAAACGGCTGCAAAAGAGCTTGGAATAATCAATGTTACAGGACAAACGATAAAGATCCCATTGGTGAGTAATGGCGGTGATTTTGATAAGCTTGATAAGCCTTACGTTGTTACAGTTATAGGCATTGTTAAGGATTTTAATTTTCAGTCATTACATGAGCCGCTTGCTCCAATGGTGCTCGGTTTTCAAAATAATCCAATTCAGAGTATAGATTATTTTACCGTCAAGCTTGCCGGTGGGAATATTGATGGCACAGTAAAACAATTAGATGCAATAATACATCACATAGATCAGGGGCACCTGTTTGAATATCATTTTCTCGACCAGCAATGGGACCTTCTTTACCATAATGATAAAATAAGGCAAACCATATTTTTTGTTATCTCCCTTTTGGCTATAGCGATTGCTGCATTGGGGTTGTTCGGCCTTACCACCTATACGGCAACACAACGTATTAAAGAGATAGGTATTCGTAAAGTGCTAGGAGCAAGTATCAGTACTATTGTAATGATGTTGTCAAAAGATTTCCTGAAGCTTATAATGGTCGCATCCGCAATCGCTTTTCCAATTGCATGGTTGGTGATGAATAAATGGCTGCAAAGCTTTGCCTATAGGATCGATATCAGTTGGTGGATATTTATTTTATCAGCAATGGCAGCGGTTACAATAGCAATGGCTACAATAAGTTTCCAGGCTATAAAAGCGGCGATAGCAAATCCTGTAAAATCATTACGATCCGAATAA
- a CDS encoding zinc-binding dehydrogenase — protein MPRFRLAKKCLSPPRPGALAITRSRSPDTSEPMSSAWHLRQIKDFVLGLGANEFIDYENQIFEDLVSDADVVIDALRDPAHLERSIKLLKNGGRLISLITSFDNADIIKKASAKNFTRFACG, from the coding sequence ATGCCAAGGTTCAGGCTGGCGAAAAAGTGCTTATCACCGCCACGGCCGGGGGCGTTGGCCATTACGCGGTCCAGATCGCCAGACACTTCGGAGCCTATGTCATCGGCATGGCATCTGCGGCAAATAAAAGACTTTGTACTAGGATTGGGAGCGAATGAATTTATTGACTACGAAAATCAGATCTTTGAAGACCTTGTTTCCGATGCAGATGTTGTGATAGATGCCCTACGTGACCCTGCCCACCTTGAACGCTCTATTAAACTTTTAAAAAATGGAGGACGGCTGATCAGTCTGATCACGTCTTTTGACAATGCTGATATTATCAAAAAAGCGTCGGCTAAAAACTTCACACGATTCGCTTGTGGGTAG
- a CDS encoding ABC transporter permease: protein MKKEKGILIIFIILCVLVSVGNPNFLGATNLQNTARLIGIFGIFSIGSGIVIITRGIDLSVGSVFALVGVLLSMMLVKEKMPWPFALLIILALSIFIGWFQGSLIAKSKIQPFVVTLCGLLFYRGIARFISNDVTMGFGYGEQFTSLQYFATGNLLGIPLPFILLAVIGVISWLFLHRSVYGRYMFAIGRNEEAALYSGVNVTGVTILAYMISGLLAGIAGILLAFYTNAIAPSSHGNFYELYGIAAAVLGGCSLRGGEGSVIGVIIGAAMLQVIQNLVNLLGIPSSLNFAVMGFVILTGVFADKYLINRIKKPKSQLAVPDSTVYPTFESKKA from the coding sequence ATGAAAAAAGAGAAAGGAATACTTATTATATTTATCATACTTTGCGTGTTGGTATCTGTAGGAAATCCAAATTTCCTGGGTGCCACAAATCTGCAGAATACCGCGAGGCTCATTGGCATATTTGGAATTTTCAGTATAGGCAGTGGTATAGTTATTATCACAAGGGGAATAGATCTGTCGGTAGGATCGGTGTTCGCCCTGGTAGGCGTATTGTTAAGCATGATGCTGGTGAAAGAAAAAATGCCCTGGCCGTTTGCCCTGCTCATCATTTTGGCATTATCAATTTTTATCGGTTGGTTTCAAGGATCACTGATTGCCAAATCAAAAATACAGCCTTTTGTTGTTACCCTTTGCGGTTTGCTTTTTTACCGTGGAATAGCCAGGTTTATTTCTAACGATGTAACCATGGGGTTTGGTTATGGCGAACAGTTTACCAGTCTGCAGTACTTTGCTACGGGTAATTTACTGGGCATACCACTACCTTTTATCTTACTGGCAGTTATCGGTGTTATTAGCTGGCTTTTCTTACACCGATCGGTATATGGACGTTATATGTTTGCGATAGGCAGGAATGAAGAGGCGGCATTATACTCCGGCGTTAATGTTACCGGTGTAACTATACTTGCATACATGATTAGCGGCCTTCTGGCCGGAATTGCGGGTATACTCCTCGCTTTTTATACCAATGCAATTGCACCGTCGTCGCATGGTAATTTCTATGAACTTTATGGTATTGCCGCAGCTGTTTTAGGAGGTTGTTCCCTGCGTGGCGGCGAGGGTTCTGTAATAGGGGTTATTATAGGCGCAGCTATGCTGCAGGTTATTCAAAATCTGGTAAACCTTTTAGGCATTCCGAGCTCACTGAACTTTGCAGTAATGGGATTTGTTATATTGACGGGCGTATTTGCCGACAAATATCTGATAAACAGAATAAAAAAACCGAAGAGCCAGCTGGCTGTACCAGATAGCACAGTTTACCCTACGTTTGAATCAAAGAAGGCTTAG